The following are encoded in a window of Sulfitobacter sp. S190 genomic DNA:
- a CDS encoding DUF1523 family protein, with protein MAILRWTFWITIWTLVAAFFHYTLPQVDIVRITDTYEKRQDFGENSIFWAQADTGSDATAINRDVFFIQSRRVKGDVMVYRNEDTGWGWPPYFKFDTSNLQAEAADLKSTTGNPQYVALKHYGWRNEFLTIFPNAISVRPVDGPDAPKGIPWLNIIILVVFFAIVYGIWVRWRRFRTARIDPTLEAIEDDMAERSGAVKNWFGTWRKKT; from the coding sequence TTGGCCATTCTTCGTTGGACCTTTTGGATCACCATCTGGACGCTGGTCGCGGCGTTTTTCCATTATACGCTGCCGCAGGTCGACATCGTGCGGATCACCGATACCTACGAAAAGCGGCAGGATTTCGGGGAAAATTCGATTTTCTGGGCGCAGGCGGATACAGGGTCTGACGCGACAGCCATCAACCGCGACGTGTTTTTCATCCAGTCGCGCCGCGTCAAGGGCGACGTGATGGTGTACCGCAACGAAGATACCGGCTGGGGCTGGCCGCCCTATTTCAAGTTCGACACGTCGAACCTGCAGGCCGAAGCGGCGGACCTGAAATCAACCACCGGCAACCCGCAGTATGTCGCGCTCAAGCACTATGGCTGGCGCAACGAATTCCTGACGATTTTCCCCAACGCGATTTCGGTGCGTCCCGTGGACGGGCCGGACGCGCCCAAGGGGATACCGTGGTTGAACATCATCATTCTGGTGGTGTTTTTCGCGATCGTCTATGGCATCTGGGTGCGGTGGCGGCGCTTCCGCACGGCGCGGATCGACCCCACGCTGGAGGCGATCGAGGATGACATGGCCGAGCGTTCGGGTGCGGTGAAAAACTGGTTCGGCACCTGGCGCAAGAAAACCTGA
- a CDS encoding HIT domain-containing protein has translation MGYAYDDQNIFAKILRGDIPNSTVLETEHTLAFRDIEPQAPTHVLVIPKGAYVSYDHFAAEASDAEIIDYTRAIAEVCRMEGVSIDGNDGFRLISNAGAHGVQDVPHLHVHILGGRRMGRMVQPAG, from the coding sequence ATGGGCTACGCCTACGATGACCAGAATATTTTCGCCAAGATCCTGCGCGGCGACATCCCCAATTCAACCGTGCTCGAAACCGAACACACGCTGGCTTTCCGCGATATCGAACCGCAGGCGCCAACCCACGTTCTGGTAATCCCCAAAGGCGCCTACGTCAGCTATGACCACTTTGCCGCCGAGGCCAGCGATGCCGAAATCATCGACTACACCCGCGCCATCGCCGAGGTCTGCCGCATGGAAGGTGTCAGCATCGACGGCAACGACGGATTTCGGCTGATCAGCAACGCCGGCGCGCACGGCGTTCAGGACGTGCCGCACCTGCATGTGCATATTCTGGGCGGACGCCGGATGGGCCGGATGGTACAGCCCGCAGGCTGA
- a CDS encoding beta-1,6-N-acetylglucosaminyltransferase encodes MAKIAYILLCHKDPDAIIKQAERLTAVGDYMSIHFDASANPDHYKQIRAALDKNRNVTFAHKRIKCGWGEWSLVEATLYAVQSAVDAFPRATHFYMLSGDCMAIKSAEYTHRFLDDNDADFIESFDYFESDWIKTGWKEERLIYRHWFNERTQKNRFYGMFNLQKKMGLTREIPADIQVQIGSQWWCLRRQTIEWVLDFCAQRRDVMRFFRTTWIPDETFFQTLVRHVVPAEQIRSRTLTFLMFTDYGMPVTFYNDHYDLLLSQDYLFARKISPEANDLKRRLGLLYAAQGVNFQISNEGRSLFKFLTGRGRIGRRFSTRFWETESTLGRERELLIVVCKKWHVAKRVLERIRQTTNVPAIEYLFNEEDTPLPALGGIQKTLGKRTRHRRALMRMLFDYFETDRLIVCMDPSNLDLLNDFASDRSVTRILEIECNFTDDYLIGHAMRVGLAGEHTTQETLQRLLPTIRNDMVFESDAIRDAQFENHGRMRELADPDENADVLSKFLSISTDKAQEIAKTDYLFSD; translated from the coding sequence ATGGCAAAAATCGCCTACATACTTCTGTGCCACAAAGACCCTGACGCCATCATCAAGCAGGCGGAGCGGTTGACGGCTGTGGGCGACTATATGTCGATCCACTTCGATGCGTCTGCAAACCCCGACCATTACAAACAGATCCGCGCCGCGCTCGACAAGAACCGCAATGTGACCTTCGCGCATAAACGCATCAAATGCGGCTGGGGCGAATGGTCCCTGGTCGAAGCGACGCTCTACGCCGTGCAATCGGCCGTCGATGCCTTTCCGCGGGCCACCCATTTCTACATGCTGTCGGGTGATTGCATGGCGATCAAATCCGCCGAATACACCCACCGCTTCCTCGATGACAATGACGCCGATTTTATCGAAAGCTTCGACTATTTCGAAAGCGACTGGATCAAGACCGGCTGGAAGGAAGAGCGGCTCATCTACCGGCACTGGTTCAACGAACGCACGCAGAAGAACCGGTTCTACGGCATGTTCAATCTGCAAAAGAAAATGGGGCTGACGCGCGAAATACCCGCCGACATTCAGGTCCAGATCGGCAGCCAATGGTGGTGCCTGCGCCGCCAGACCATCGAATGGGTGCTCGACTTCTGCGCCCAGCGGCGCGACGTGATGCGCTTTTTCCGCACCACCTGGATACCGGACGAAACCTTTTTCCAGACGCTCGTGCGCCACGTGGTCCCCGCCGAACAGATCCGCTCGCGCACGCTGACGTTCCTGATGTTCACCGACTACGGCATGCCGGTGACCTTCTACAACGACCACTACGATCTGCTGCTCAGTCAGGACTATCTCTTCGCCCGCAAGATCAGCCCGGAGGCAAATGACCTCAAGCGCAGGCTCGGCTTGCTCTACGCCGCGCAAGGCGTGAATTTCCAGATCAGCAACGAAGGGCGCAGCCTGTTCAAATTTCTCACCGGACGCGGGCGGATCGGGCGGCGGTTCTCGACACGGTTCTGGGAGACAGAATCCACGCTGGGGCGCGAACGCGAACTGCTGATCGTGGTGTGCAAGAAATGGCACGTGGCCAAACGGGTGCTCGAACGCATCCGGCAAACCACCAACGTGCCCGCCATCGAATATCTCTTCAACGAAGAGGACACGCCCCTGCCCGCCTTGGGCGGCATCCAGAAAACGCTTGGCAAACGCACCCGCCACCGGCGCGCGCTGATGCGGATGCTGTTCGACTATTTCGAAACCGACCGCCTGATCGTCTGTATGGATCCCAGCAATCTGGACCTGCTGAACGATTTCGCCTCCGACCGGTCGGTGACCCGCATTCTCGAAATCGAGTGCAACTTTACCGATGACTATCTGATCGGGCACGCCATGCGCGTGGGCCTTGCGGGCGAACACACGACACAGGAAACGCTGCAACGGCTTTTGCCGACCATCCGCAACGACATGGTCTTTGAAAGCGACGCCATCCGCGACGCCCAATTCGAAAACCACGGGCGCATGCGCGAGTTGGCGGATCCCGACGAAAACGCGGACGTCCTGTCAAAGTTTCTCAGCATCAGCACCGACAAGGCCCAAGAAATCGCCAAGACCGACTATCTCTTTTCCGACTAA
- a CDS encoding sulfotransferase family protein, protein MGFPGTWMTESESVVYRVVPKCACSTIGQIMYYSDHAEFFDGDIHDAKGGMHKWALDQSQDPITRNVQAHSSYAFTCVRNPYTRILSSFFDKICGIQRNGKRYRGNLVPLLIQKYGIEVGGEDGKQEFDQIQSFRRFLLFARDTIRWRRPMDPDIHWSAMSGHVSTFIVNGGNYDKIIWTESFNDGMRDVLDAIETPHPVDLAEIPRFNESEGHGPKRAHPVEDYFDDLSMHLVYEIYKRDFNLFKYDFENPANKMPIGEIDLDEVHAKLGD, encoded by the coding sequence ATGGGTTTTCCAGGAACTTGGATGACTGAAAGCGAAAGCGTGGTGTACCGCGTGGTGCCCAAGTGCGCCTGCTCGACCATTGGTCAGATCATGTACTACTCTGATCACGCTGAGTTTTTCGACGGGGATATCCACGACGCCAAGGGCGGGATGCATAAGTGGGCGCTGGACCAGAGCCAGGACCCGATCACCCGCAATGTGCAGGCCCACAGCTCCTATGCGTTTACCTGCGTGCGCAATCCCTATACGCGCATCCTGTCGAGTTTCTTTGACAAGATCTGCGGCATCCAGCGAAACGGCAAGCGTTACCGTGGCAATTTGGTGCCACTGTTGATCCAGAAGTACGGGATCGAGGTCGGCGGCGAGGATGGCAAGCAGGAGTTTGACCAGATCCAGAGCTTTCGCCGGTTCTTGCTGTTTGCCCGCGACACCATCCGCTGGCGTCGCCCGATGGACCCGGACATCCACTGGTCCGCGATGTCGGGCCATGTCAGCACCTTCATCGTCAACGGCGGCAACTACGACAAGATCATCTGGACGGAGAGTTTCAACGACGGGATGCGCGATGTGCTGGACGCCATTGAGACACCCCATCCTGTGGATCTGGCCGAAATTCCGCGGTTCAACGAATCCGAAGGCCACGGCCCCAAACGGGCCCATCCGGTCGAGGATTACTTTGACGATCTGTCGATGCATCTGGTCTATGAAATCTACAAACGCGATTTCAATCTGTTCAAATACGATTTTGAAAATCCGGCCAACAAGATGCCGATTGGCGAAATTGATCTGGATGAGGTTCACGCCAAGCTGGGCGATTGA
- a CDS encoding fumarylacetoacetate hydrolase family protein, translating to MDYVFPAPPQASIGVVGEAARFPVRRIFCVGRNYAEHAREMGNDPDRDPPFFFTKPCDAALETPCTVPYPPLTDNLHFEIELVVAIGRGGTDIDPDRVMDYVWGASVGVDLTRRDLQAEAKKMGRPWDWAKAFDASAPIAPIVPIDAVPSLSEGRIWLAVNGEVRQDADIGDMIWSVREHIATLSQSVRLSQGDLVMTGTPAGVGAVMPGDVITGGVDGIAELEVTIGPR from the coding sequence ATGGATTACGTATTCCCCGCCCCGCCACAGGCAAGCATCGGTGTCGTCGGGGAGGCCGCCCGCTTTCCGGTGCGGCGCATCTTCTGCGTGGGCCGCAACTACGCCGAACACGCGCGCGAGATGGGCAATGACCCCGACCGCGATCCGCCGTTTTTCTTTACCAAACCCTGTGATGCCGCGCTGGAGACGCCCTGCACGGTGCCGTATCCGCCGCTGACCGACAATCTGCATTTCGAGATCGAGCTGGTCGTGGCCATCGGGCGTGGCGGGACGGATATCGATCCCGACCGGGTCATGGATTATGTGTGGGGGGCATCCGTGGGGGTGGACCTGACGCGGCGCGATCTGCAGGCGGAAGCCAAGAAGATGGGCCGCCCGTGGGATTGGGCCAAGGCCTTCGATGCCTCGGCGCCGATTGCGCCCATCGTGCCGATCGACGCTGTGCCGAGCCTGAGCGAGGGCCGTATCTGGCTCGCGGTGAACGGTGAGGTGCGGCAGGACGCCGACATTGGCGATATGATCTGGTCGGTGCGCGAGCATATTGCCACGCTGAGCCAGTCGGTCCGGTTGAGCCAGGGCGATCTGGTGATGACAGGCACGCCCGCCGGTGTCGGCGCTGTCATGCCCGGTGACGTGATTACCGGCGGGGTCGATGGCATCGCGGAGCTGGAAGTGACCATCGGCCCGCGCTGA
- a CDS encoding DUF805 domain-containing protein has translation MTEPTEWYYAFEGTSKGPVSQVQFDELIDAGVVRENTLVWQEGMDDWLPLGRLRSANTPPARAPYLPDDIPEDPARADANSFTGALKDGFARFVDFRTRSSRPQFWWWCVWSIIISVGAAILDGSLGMFDSQPIGSLSSLVMLLPSLAVGVRRLHDIGRTGWWVLIALVPLIGFFVLLFFFVQKSEDSANRWGPAPRG, from the coding sequence ATGACAGAACCCACCGAATGGTACTATGCCTTCGAGGGCACCTCCAAAGGGCCGGTCAGCCAGGTGCAGTTCGATGAATTGATCGACGCGGGCGTGGTCCGTGAAAATACGTTGGTCTGGCAGGAAGGCATGGACGACTGGTTGCCGCTGGGCCGGCTGCGCAGCGCCAACACGCCGCCCGCACGCGCGCCCTATCTGCCCGACGACATCCCCGAGGACCCCGCCCGCGCCGATGCAAACTCGTTCACCGGCGCGCTCAAGGACGGGTTCGCCCGGTTCGTCGACTTCCGCACGCGGTCATCGCGCCCGCAGTTCTGGTGGTGGTGCGTCTGGTCCATCATCATCAGCGTCGGGGCCGCGATCCTCGATGGATCGCTCGGTATGTTCGACAGCCAGCCCATCGGCAGCCTGAGTTCTCTGGTGATGCTGCTGCCATCGCTCGCGGTAGGGGTGCGGCGCCTGCATGACATCGGGCGAACCGGCTGGTGGGTGCTGATCGCACTGGTACCGCTGATCGGGTTTTTCGTACTGTTGTTCTTCTTTGTGCAGAAATCGGAAGACAGCGCCAACCGCTGGGGGCCTGCCCCCCGCGGCTGA
- a CDS encoding tetratricopeptide repeat protein, protein MTTDLYGLPVSHADAPALHAIDAFIHGFLSYHPKATGIIGAADAAPDCPLANAYAAMLWMFLEAPVAPRKAAPYIERAMAGRATVSDREAAVIDAVAAWVAGDVPQVIEICDRITDDWPRDMAILKLAQYHLFNIGDAAGMLRMALKAIPHAQDIAYTHGMIAFGYEQCHLLDKAETAARRAMALQPDEAWAHHAIAHVMLTEGRITEGAAFLESVADSWAPLNSFMRSHNWWHLALFYLSLGRHDDVRLAYDTHVWGLAKDYSQDQVGAASLLARMDFAGVDVGDRWKDVAEQVARRGDDLVNPFLTLQYLYALGRTGRKEADGLLQAIATRAGDQTAFDHAAWADVALPAARGLRAHALGDWNACIAHLGPVLPRMAECGGSHAQRDLFEQIHLDALIHAGRCSAAQQVLEMRRTFDPDGVPLNLMLADVYSRVGLPELANEAQARAAQTVRGTAG, encoded by the coding sequence ATGACCACCGATCTTTACGGCCTGCCGGTCAGCCATGCAGACGCGCCTGCCCTGCACGCCATCGACGCTTTTATTCACGGCTTTCTCAGCTATCACCCCAAAGCGACCGGTATCATCGGCGCAGCAGATGCCGCGCCCGACTGCCCGCTCGCCAACGCCTATGCCGCGATGTTGTGGATGTTCCTCGAAGCGCCCGTCGCCCCGCGCAAGGCAGCCCCCTACATCGAACGCGCCATGGCCGGACGCGCCACCGTCAGCGACCGCGAAGCCGCCGTGATCGACGCGGTCGCGGCTTGGGTGGCGGGCGATGTGCCGCAGGTCATCGAAATCTGCGACCGCATCACCGATGACTGGCCGCGCGATATGGCGATCCTGAAACTCGCCCAGTATCACCTTTTCAACATCGGCGATGCGGCAGGGATGCTGCGCATGGCGCTCAAGGCAATTCCGCACGCCCAGGACATCGCCTATACGCACGGCATGATCGCATTCGGCTATGAACAGTGCCACCTGCTGGACAAGGCCGAAACCGCCGCGCGCCGTGCCATGGCGCTCCAACCCGACGAAGCATGGGCCCATCACGCCATCGCGCATGTGATGCTGACCGAAGGGCGCATCACGGAAGGGGCGGCATTTCTCGAAAGCGTGGCCGACAGCTGGGCCCCGCTCAACAGCTTCATGCGCAGCCACAACTGGTGGCATCTGGCGCTCTTCTACCTCAGCCTGGGGCGGCACGACGATGTGCGGCTGGCCTATGACACGCACGTCTGGGGGCTGGCCAAGGACTACAGCCAGGATCAGGTGGGCGCGGCGTCCCTGCTGGCGCGGATGGACTTTGCGGGCGTCGATGTGGGCGACCGCTGGAAGGACGTGGCAGAACAAGTGGCGCGGCGCGGCGACGATCTGGTCAATCCGTTCCTGACCCTGCAATACCTCTATGCACTGGGGCGGACCGGCCGCAAAGAGGCCGACGGGCTGCTGCAGGCTATCGCAACGCGCGCCGGCGATCAAACCGCCTTTGACCACGCCGCGTGGGCCGATGTGGCATTGCCCGCGGCGCGCGGGCTGCGGGCGCACGCACTGGGCGACTGGAACGCATGCATTGCGCATCTGGGGCCGGTGCTGCCGCGCATGGCGGAATGCGGCGGCAGCCACGCGCAGCGCGATCTGTTTGAGCAGATCCACCTCGATGCGCTGATCCACGCAGGCCGCTGCTCAGCCGCACAACAGGTGCTCGAGATGCGCCGCACGTTCGATCCCGACGGCGTGCCGCTGAACCTGATGCTGGCCGATGTCTACTCCCGCGTGGGCCTGCCAGAGCTTGCGAATGAGGCACAGGCCCGCGCCGCGCAGACCGTACGGGGAACCGCCGGTTGA
- a CDS encoding P1 family peptidase — translation MTPGPRNCLTDIAGLKVGSAQDQTLKSGATVVTADHPFVASCHVMGGAPGTRETDLLAPDKSVGAVDALVLSGGSAFGLDACSGVVDGLRAAGRGFAVGPARVPLVPGAILFDLLNGGDKTWHDNPYRALGRQAFDAATDGDVAQGSVGAGTGALTAMLKGGLGSASLRLPDGSLVAALVAANPLGAVTTPGDRHFFAAPFEIGAEFGGLGPDPASGLGALHASRKHAAMSAQGNTTIAIVATDAALDKAQCHRMAVAAHDGIARACVPAHTPHDGDLVFALSTASRDTADPALIGHAASLCLARAIARAVYLARPAPGDLLACWSDMNAEP, via the coding sequence ATGACACCCGGCCCCCGCAACTGCCTGACCGACATTGCCGGCCTGAAAGTCGGCAGCGCACAGGATCAGACCCTGAAATCCGGCGCGACGGTCGTGACCGCCGACCATCCGTTTGTGGCATCGTGCCACGTGATGGGCGGCGCACCGGGAACCCGCGAAACCGATCTGCTCGCCCCAGATAAATCGGTCGGTGCAGTCGATGCGCTGGTGCTGTCGGGTGGATCGGCCTTCGGGCTGGATGCCTGTTCCGGTGTGGTCGACGGGTTGCGCGCCGCCGGGCGCGGATTTGCTGTGGGGCCCGCCCGTGTGCCGCTGGTGCCCGGCGCCATCCTCTTCGATCTGCTCAACGGTGGCGACAAGACGTGGCACGACAACCCCTACCGCGCGCTTGGCCGACAGGCCTTCGATGCCGCGACCGACGGTGACGTGGCACAGGGCAGTGTCGGCGCGGGCACCGGCGCGCTTACCGCGATGCTCAAGGGCGGTCTGGGCTCCGCGTCTCTGCGCCTTCCGGACGGGTCATTGGTGGCGGCACTGGTTGCGGCCAACCCTCTGGGCGCGGTGACCACCCCCGGCGACCGTCATTTCTTTGCGGCGCCTTTCGAGATCGGCGCGGAATTCGGCGGGCTTGGCCCCGACCCCGCAAGCGGTCTCGGCGCGCTCCACGCCAGCCGTAAACACGCCGCCATGTCTGCGCAGGGCAATACCACCATCGCCATTGTCGCGACGGACGCGGCGCTCGACAAGGCGCAGTGTCACCGCATGGCCGTCGCCGCCCACGATGGCATCGCACGCGCTTGCGTGCCCGCACACACCCCCCATGATGGCGATCTTGTCTTCGCGCTGAGCACGGCATCCCGCGACACCGCAGATCCGGCACTGATTGGCCATGCCGCATCGCTGTGCCTTGCGCGGGCGATCGCACGGGCGGTGTATCTGGCGCGGCCCGCACCGGGCGATCTGCTGGCCTGCTGGAGCGACATGAATGCCGAGCCCTAG
- a CDS encoding ABC transporter ATP-binding protein, which produces MTLLSVENLSLSIQSFGILHNLSFDMAPGEIVAITGESGSGKSMTALAVMQLLPKGAFVDGRIVLDKHILTELPESALCDLRGNTVGMVFQEPMTALNPVRTIGDQVAETLRVHERISRSAALERASDTLDRVGLPADQFPRDRYPHELSGGQRQRVVIAMAIARRPALLIADEPTTALDVTTQAQILDLLTRLAREDGMGLLMITHDLAVVAGMADRIIVMRAGTIVEQGKTTDVLREMAHPYTRQLFAASGHAVELPPRIGTKPVLDVRGACRDYRTPRSTLFGAPGRFRAVDNVSFTLAQGERLGLVGESGCGKSTLTRALLGLEPLQEGTITLDGTPLQTGNRAQRSQMQVVFQDPFGSFNPRHRVARLITEPFHLMDTPPQGAARARAIDRALRDVGLSPQDAGRYIHEFSGGQRQRIAIARALIIRPRIIIFDEAVSALDVSVRARILDLLADLCAAYDLSYLFISHDLSVVRTITDRVLVMQKGRIVEQGDTESVFTEPAHPYTRTLIDAAPRLPELKGLSV; this is translated from the coding sequence ATGACGCTGCTGTCTGTCGAGAACCTCAGCCTGTCGATCCAGAGCTTCGGCATCCTGCACAACCTCAGCTTTGACATGGCCCCGGGTGAAATCGTGGCAATCACCGGCGAAAGCGGGTCCGGCAAATCCATGACCGCCCTTGCCGTGATGCAGCTGTTGCCGAAAGGCGCCTTTGTCGACGGGCGCATCGTTCTGGACAAACATATTTTGACGGAGCTTCCCGAAAGCGCCCTGTGCGACCTGCGCGGCAATACGGTCGGCATGGTATTTCAGGAGCCGATGACCGCGCTCAACCCGGTGCGCACCATCGGCGATCAGGTGGCCGAAACCCTCCGCGTGCACGAGCGCATTTCGCGCAGCGCGGCACTGGAGCGGGCCAGCGACACGCTCGACCGCGTGGGCCTGCCCGCCGATCAATTCCCCCGCGACCGGTATCCGCACGAATTGTCGGGCGGCCAGCGCCAGCGGGTGGTGATCGCAATGGCCATCGCGCGGCGCCCGGCGCTCTTGATTGCGGATGAACCCACCACCGCGCTCGACGTCACGACACAGGCGCAAATCCTCGACCTGCTGACGCGCCTTGCCCGCGAAGACGGCATGGGCCTGCTGATGATTACCCACGATCTCGCAGTGGTCGCGGGCATGGCCGACCGGATCATCGTCATGCGCGCGGGTACCATCGTCGAGCAGGGCAAGACCACGGATGTGCTGCGCGAAATGGCCCACCCCTATACCCGGCAACTTTTTGCGGCATCGGGCCACGCCGTCGAACTGCCCCCCCGCATTGGCACCAAGCCCGTGCTCGACGTGCGCGGAGCGTGCCGCGACTACCGCACACCGCGCAGCACGCTTTTCGGCGCACCGGGGCGCTTTCGGGCCGTCGACAACGTCAGCTTTACCTTGGCACAGGGCGAAAGGCTGGGCCTTGTCGGCGAAAGCGGTTGCGGGAAATCGACCCTGACACGGGCGCTTCTGGGGCTGGAGCCACTTCAGGAAGGCACGATAACGCTCGACGGTACGCCCCTCCAGACAGGCAATCGGGCGCAGCGAAGCCAGATGCAGGTGGTGTTTCAGGACCCCTTCGGCAGCTTCAATCCGCGCCACCGTGTCGCCCGTCTGATCACCGAACCGTTTCACCTGATGGACACACCGCCCCAGGGCGCGGCGCGCGCCCGTGCCATCGACCGCGCTCTGCGCGACGTGGGGCTGTCCCCGCAGGACGCAGGCCGCTACATCCACGAATTCTCCGGCGGACAACGGCAAAGGATCGCCATCGCGCGGGCCCTCATCATCCGGCCCCGTATCATCATCTTCGACGAAGCGGTCAGCGCGCTGGATGTCTCTGTCCGGGCGCGCATTCTCGATCTGCTGGCCGATCTATGCGCCGCCTATGACCTCAGCTACCTGTTCATCTCCCATGACCTGAGCGTTGTGCGTACGATCACCGACAGGGTATTGGTGATGCAGAAGGGCCGGATCGTGGAACAGGGCGACACCGAAAGCGTATTCACCGAACCGGCCCATCCCTACACCCGCACCCTGATCGATGCGGCCCCGCGTCTGCCTGAATTGAAAGGTCTGTCCGTATGA